The DNA region TGGAGAAGTGAAGCATGAATTCGTCTTAACATGTTTCTTCCACGTAACAGACGGTTTCCTCTGACTAAGTCAAACTCAGAAGCCGGCATTTGCATGCTGTCAGCTTCTCGGTCATTTCTGCTGAACATTTTGGCCAAAGTTGGACCCAGCATGGCAGCGTTGCAACGTGAGGTAAAAGTAACTTTCTGTAAAAGGTAATTTCTGTCAATCACTGCACTAtactgactgcactgtggtaTGAAATTCGTGCAGATAGTTATTGGTAGCTTAATGAAATCTAGTCTTTCCCCTTTGTCGCCTAATGCATGCATCGTtcgttaattaataaattatcaGGAGTGGATCCAGCAAAGGTCTTCTAAGGTGTCAGGACTTTACAGTATTATTAGTTGTAATATATACAAGCTGGAatgcaaaaaatacatatcAAAAATCAATATATATACTGTTCTCTTAAAAAATGAAGGACTGTTTAATTTAAAAGGAATGTTTAATTTGTTGGTTCAACTCACTGACTGACAGTATGTTACAAGTTCTTATTACACCTTCCAGTCAATATTGAACTgaaaaggatattttattttaaggaTATTTTACGTTTTAAATATAGCCTTTCCATTAAGCTATTTGGAATAATTTATGGTAATTTACATACATAACTGGATGGTAGTTTGCTTCTGAACATGAGAGACACATTCAGTTGACCATGCTGCGGATTCAAATCAAACTAAATAACTTAGAAATAATGACACAAAAGTAAAGAAGCGATTCTAAGAAGGACTCTAACCCCAAGATGATGCAGTAGTTTGTGTAGAAAGCAAAAACATAtacaataaaatacaaataaaactatTTTACCATACTTTACGATAAAACTCTGttgatgcaaaaataaaacattcctTTTGGAACAAGTTTACATAGTTATCTGACCTGGAAGAGCTTATTCAGATTGTTAACAGCGCTGGCCTCATGGCCTGAATCTTGCTGTATTGACCTGTTGCAAGGATCCTTGAGTAATGTGCATGTTAGTAGCATTATATATAACAATCGTATTGTTATAATAAACCACTGATGGCAGTACAAGAAAATCaaaatgttattatttttttttttttagagtttTGAGTCTTCAGAATTTAAAGACTGCAATGATCAGCTCACCATGCTGGCTAGTATTGAAGATGTGAATTTAAGATCATGAAGGAGAATGGGTATATATTTTTTCCCACAAGGATTCAAAGAAATGTCATTGTCGGTGATTTcccacagtaaaaaaaaatgacataacTGGTGTAAGCATTTAGATGATAGACTTAACCACTACATACAGGCTAATTATTCCAAGAGTTATCGTTTCTCTCCTCACATAATGGGGATTTCATGGTTTTCAGCTACCTAAGAAGTGGTAATCATTCAAAATGACTGGAATATTAACAGACCTCAGCTAAAACCAAGCATCACACATAGTCTCTGCTGGAGATTATTTACAGGAAGTCCCGTGTCCGTGTACTGCATCGGTGTCCATCTTCCCTTGATGGAGATTGGTCAGACGGGGGTGGAGTGCCACCAGGGGAGGGCGCTTTCAGTTCTCTTCATCCCTTCTTTGTAAACATCTTCACCATGGCAACATCTTGGGCCCGGAGCATCTCTGCACTCATTTCCAGTTTAAGTTCCTTTGGGGAATCTACTCAAAAGAATGTACATGTTTTGTTTTGCTCGGGCACATCAGGGTGCTCGCTCAGACGCTTCTCGGAGCCCTCTCCAGCTCGTGGGTCCTCCGGTTGCGGCCCTTCTTGTTGTCCTGCAGGTGCTTCCACTTGCCTGCATGCGCTGGGCCGCTCTGAGTCTTCTGGCGCCGCTGCCGGCGCTCTCGCCTCCATACTTGGTCACAGAACTCCTCCACGCTATTGAGGTTGGGATGGTTGATGAGGGACATGAAGTCCCTGTACCACACCTTCTGGCTGGTGGATTGGGGCACTCCTTCTCGGGCCCTGCCACCTTCTACTGAGCTCTCCTCTTCCTTGTGCAGTAGCTCCTCCAGACGCTCCGTGTCAATGAcctccagggagaccctcagCAAGGCCTGAATGAAGCCATGCTCCACTGCTTGGCAGTGGTAGATCCCAGAGTCCTCCTTCTGTAGGCTCCGGATGAGGAGGCCCTGTTCAGTCCTTATGAATTTGTCATCCGACTTGATCTGCagtggagaaaaaaacagaagagGATTTGAGGACATATGCTATCACTAGCCCCAATTTATTGATCATACTTTGGTGACTTATCCTAAAATGTTTCTCTCCTCTCATCCTCTACAGAAGCCTTTTCTTCCATAAAGAGTGACTGAAGTCACAGAGGTCATTCACTACAACAAAAAGCCTGCGTCTTGTATTTTCAGCTGTTCTCGAGGTCCTTCTCAGTGCTCTGTGGAGAATTCCTGGGAGAGAAGCTGCGATTTCAAAAAGGCAAGTGTAACTACAGCGTAATGGAAACCGATCCTAGGAAAATCCTAAAAGAGAAAGGAACATTAAAATAAGCAAAATTCCCCGATGACAGATTCCATACGGACGGTAGGAATCACGGGGGGCTTTTTGTGGCCTCAGACGGCTGGGGTCATGCGGAGCATGGTGGTTGCGAACCGTAATGGACCGACACGGACTTACACCTGTGGGGTGGTCACGGCTCATTATTCACACCCAGCCCCCACCTCCCATTAGTCAGGCAGGCTGCCTTGTTCCCCAACAAGTGAAGAATGTTAAAAGAGAGACAAGAAAAATAACGAGTCAATGAAGCAAATGAAGAACATCAATCTCGGCTAACAAGGACTGACGGAACTAGCTGTGGAAATCTTCTGTAACTTTCTAAGAGCTGATACCCCAGCATCATGGCTGGTGCTAATTTCTCAGCCCACCTAAGAAAGGGTAAGTTGGCAAAGGGTCTAAATGGATTTATTAACGTAATTAGGTTTATTTCCACACTTGAATTGGAGCCTGTGGACAGTTTTGGTCCATCTTGCAGGTAGTGTAGGCTACAGAGTGCGAGTGCTGTTATTGCAGAGAGCATGACCAAACACCCCCCTTCATCCCGCATACCTCTTGCTTGCGTTCCTCTCCCTGCCTCTGAAGCTGCCAGTAGATGCGAGCCCGCTGTGACTTTGGGCTGCACTCCAGAAACGTGCTGCTATTCTCCACGCCGTAGGTCAGCTTGTCCTCCAGGGTGCCTTGTCCGGTGAGATCGTCTACCGAAGCAGAGGATCCACAGAAAAAGGCTTATCGCTTATATACGTACAAACGTGAGTAATCCATTCCAGAATCCTCATGTAAGTCAGATTTTGCACAAGACTTATTCACCTTCATATACCATTCAAGACAccttataacaaaaaacactaaatatgcatattaaagaacacatactgAATAAATGAAAAGATAAAGTATAAATTATCTTACAGGCATATGTCGTCTTTTGGCACTAGCACTTCTTTAGACGTGTATCTTGGACATTTTTTGCGCAAGTCTGGATTTACCTAGGCTGGTCTTAGCTAAACTAGAGCTGCCAGAATCTGCACAGTATGACCCATTGCTTTGTGTTTGTCATTTAGCTTCTTAGGAAAGTCAAAATCAAACCCATAAGTGCCATTGTTAAATTTGGGAGCCTATTCATTGCTTTTCACGCCTCAGTGTTGCTCTCCCTACAAAACAGCAGCTTTTGGCATGCAAAAATCTGTAGCCAAATGGGATCATGGATGTTCCGAGAACACATCTGTCACCAAGTAGAGCTGTTAATTTCCAGCTGTCGGCTCCAGAATTGCTTCCATGCCATCATTAATAGTGAAGCACAGTGGTCTCTGCTCACTCCTTTGTCCTTGGTTTAGCCCCAGGAGCCTTGGCCTGGCCGCTCAGGTGGTTTTAGCTTACGGAGTAACAGGCAGGTCCCTGTGTGTGGTCCATTACCCCCCGCCTAGTGCTGAGGCTGACGATAACAGGCAGTTGCTTTTGTAGGATGTATTGTTAATGATGAAGGACCTTCCTCACTATAACCGGGATTCACACAGGCAGCATGTGAACAACCAGGCGACAATTTTGGGGGCTCTGTAAGGGGCCTCAAAGACTCATTAAACTTTTTATAACTGATGTCATTCTGAcctttatatgtatttttccaGAGCAATGAACATGTTTGAGAAAGTGAGGTCAGACGGTCCCTGGGGCAATTGGGGATTAAGAGCCTTGCACAGGGGCCCAAAGATGACATcattctgctgaccctgggatttgaactggtgaccttccgatcagaaACACAGCATCTCCCCTTAGTGCTgaccattttaaaaataactttCAATGTATATTTAGAGAAATGTCAAATTTGTCACAGAAACATCTTGCTGTAGGAGCACGAGTGAATTCGACAATTGCTTTTTGTGTTTCTACaaagaaagacaaaattttAGACATATGGAGTTTTTCTGAGAGAGAACTACTGTGTGGGGTTATGAGACACTGGGCATACCATTATGCTGGAGGTCCGAGCACTGGGTCAGAGGGTCTCCATTCCTGATGTCCTGACGCCTTGTCCTCCTACAAGAAAGTCATGGACGCTTCCCATTAACACAGCTGCCTGTTCTCGTGCCCTAATTAACATACGCGTGGCAAGAACAATGCAGTGCCTTGGCAACAGTAAGCAAACAGTCGCATTTGAATGTTTTGCTGTGCGTTTATGTTCATTTTTAATGtggaaaagggctgtttttgctcAGGGTGGAATTTCCTGAGCAAACACACGCATGTGGTTTTGTGTTCAATCTCCAGTACGGCAAAAACCCGAGGCACGGCCTCCATGCTCTGGCATATTTCTTCCCCTGCATGTGACATCAGCGTGGTGCTGCTTAGGCCCCTGTGCTGCTCGCTTATCTTACGGGGTTACGGCAGCCGAGCCACCCAGTGGAAACCTGATGTCAAGCTACCGATGTTGAAGTTGGTAACCCGAGAAAGCGCCACACGCCAGGGGGACTGACTGCCTTTTGGAAGAGTAGGTCGGAATCTGAGCACTAATGAATGAAAATCCAAATGGCAAGGAGGGATTTGGCCAGAACTCTTACCTTGTTTAGTACCTCCAGTACCGATTGAAGCCCAAGTGGCACTTTTGACAAGCTCCGTCTGAGACTAATtggcatccctgaggtggtcacCTATGTCACCCAATGGCTTGACCAGTAGTGGATCTTTTATTATTGCCTTTCTGGCCGATCTTTACATTGTAATTCGTACATTTGAGCCATAGGGCTACAGCTGAGAAAATGGTCAACACCCTCATATTCCAGACCCAGGGATGTTGAAAACAACACATAAAAAAGGCAAGAGTGAGAGATGGTCATGTCTAGACTATTAACCTGGAAGTGTGCCTCCCCTTTTGTAATAACTTTGATgactttaaaaacatctttaaaattatttttggccGATGCTCGATGTTTGCATTATCCAATTCAGACTGGTCTCTTGCAGTACCGAAAGCAGTGAACCATTACACTATGGTCCCTcatgaaatttttttttactttcgaGGGCCTCTTAGTGTTATCTGAAatccacttcctgttttccaAGGAATTTAGAATGTCATacaacagggatattttcacaGGAGGCCTAGTTCACAGATGGCCACTGTCCTCAACAAGAATTTCAGAAAATAACCTTTTTAGTATATTTGATGACATTCAAGGTCCAAGACCCAGTGATCTTCCACTTAACTCTTCTGTCTCTTGATCCTTAAGGAAGTGGGGAATTTGCAGACATGTTTGCACAGTGTCTAGAACAGGGCTGCTCATTTAATCTCCTGGAGGTCTATCACCCTACAGAGCTTAGTTGAAGCCCCAATTTAATACACCCGGCCTAGTCTTAACTTAACTGGCTCTAATACTGAGATGCTACTGAAGAgcctgattatctgtatcaggtgtgttaaatttgggtgccacataagctctgcagggtggtagaTCTCCAGGAGTTGGGTTGGCCAGCCCTGGTCTAACACTATCCAAGATTTTTGCCCTACCCTCTGAAGCAATGGACTGAATTTGCCCACAAAGGGTTAAAGAACATTCTATCAGCCGTTCACCCTGCATGGTTTCCTGAGGAACATTCCTCCTTCCTGCCTGGCGTGTCCAGTGTGAGACAAATCGTCTGTTTCTCATTTCGCCACGCAAAGCAAATGTTTGGACTACAGTGGTCTTCTGTGGTGATGTCCGAGTGCAAGGGGGGTGTGGCCCAGCTACCTTTTGGCGGTGGGGAAGTAGCGAGAGCACTCGGTGCCGTCCCAGGCGCAGTAGGGGTCTCGTGCCAGGCAGCACTCAGCACAGGCTTTGCCATAAACCTCACAGCGGTGCAGGGGCATCTGGGAGACCCCGATGGATGAGCCCAGGTACAGCTGTTGCTGTTGGGAGAGCAGATGTGTGTTACTGTCCAGGAGGATTGGTGATCGTCTGCTTCTGTTCACTGTAGTGGGTTCAAGGGGCAAAGACAGAAGCAGACAACTTCATACTGCGTGAAATTAGACTAGCAGAAATCGGTAGCGTTTTAAACAAGTGCTACAAATTACCCATTTCAGTGAAGCAGTGTAGGTTGACTGCTTAAAGAAGTACTAGTTTCCAATGATTGTTAAAGTATTGCATGTCGATCCACCCCACTTGTGATGGAACATTTTCCCCTTTGCTCAAAGGCTGACGCTGAACATATTTCTGTACATCTATATCTCAGACACAAGCTGTGATGAACATTTAAGTGGTGTCATTAATCCTGAAAATTAGCCACGGACTACAATGTgtaacagatttaaaaaaaaaaaaacaaaaagaacaaCAGAAACCATTACACACAAAAACCCTTTAATAATCTCGCCTTAGATTTCATACCAAGTAAAGCAAAACCAAAAGCTTATTATTTTGCTTTTGAATTGTGTTTTTCACCCTTTGGGAATGTTTCACATATTTCCTTTGtatttttgctttgttttttggTTTTAGGGTCATTGCAGCGtatgtaatgcattttaatgagcCTGGAGCTACCACTTTCAAGCTTCGTGAGACTTTGTGCAAAACAATAACTGAAGGAAACCTTTGGCCACGTATGTTAGCCTCTCCCTCCATGTCATTTCCTGTGTTGTTTTTCCGTGAATGTCTTTGGTAATGAAACACACATGAGATGTTCAGTGTAACTTGTGGCATTCCCCTTTAAAGCAGATATTACCGTGTCAGCTAAAGTTCATCTTTAATATGCTGACTAGGGGGCACTGTGACCTCCCCAGCGAAGCTGCTTCTTGACATTTATCGCTGGAACAACATTAACAACAAATGTTTCAATTTCGAGCGATTGTGTCCGGATGTCAGCCTCCTTTGAGTTTGACTGGCTGCAGAACAGCCTCACTGAGCTTGGCACGCTTTGGAAAGGCTGTTGAGAAAATCTCAGATTAACGTGAGGCTGGTGAATGTGTTCCGCTGAGGATTTACCTGCTTGGTGGAGAGCTCCATAGCTGTGATGGCAGTGGGCTCCTACGAGGAAGAGTGGCAGCCAGATTAATAAAGTTCAGAGTTCATTTTCACAAAACAACACCTCACATCCCCTCCATGTAGTGCTCCACTGAGGCAGTAATATAGAGCAGCAAAAAGCCCTGACCTCTGCATCAGAGTTCACTGAACCACTGACATTTCAGCTTTATACTCTGCGGTTAGACAAAAAAATCCCCTTCCTCTCTGGATTTGGTCATAGGTGGTCGAGCTTGGCCTACATATTCCCCAGTCTCTCCTCTCTTGGCATCATATTAGAGATTTTCTGTTAACAAAACAGCAGATCATTCTTGACGTAATGCATCCTGGAAATAAATCAGGtccagcattggagctgctgagTTGCCTGTAGTATCTTATTGACATATTTTGTGTAGGATTTTTGGAAACGTGTTTTGTGTTatggacttttattctaagattattatgatctgtgtgtgtgttgaccAGAGGAATCTCTCCTGTTGGGTTTAGTAAAACTCTTCAGCTTTTAAAAGTTCAACTGCATTTCGCCCTTCAGCCACTGCTTTTGCAGCATTTCTGTTCGCCTCTATGAATCTTGGCAGGCCGTACCCGGAAGACGGTCAtctcctccagcagaacttcttccAGATCGTGCCAAGTCTCTCTGGGAATGGACACCACTTTCAGAACAGTCCCTATAtcttgaaaacaagacagagaatGTGAATGTGACCCAGCACAGCCCCCTGGGCTATgtcatgtgggggtgggggtgttgtCTCTGGGGCCCCACTCAAAAAGTTACTTTGGGGCTCCTTGCCCCCCCTAATGTAGTGACTCAGAGGCAGGGGCCATGGCATATTTTCAGAGCCAATAGAGAAACAAAAGAGAATTAAAAATGATGTAACATAAATAATCAACTATTTAGGAGGAGGTCTGTCGGGAAGGGAATTGCAGAAACAAACAACTTTATCTGATCATGGCGGTAGTCACCTGTCCCAATGAACATGACGTCATACTGGCCATCCTCTgcctccactctgtccaccacaATCTGGGTGAACTGGTAGTCCACGTCAGTCTTCGTGATGATGGGCTGGTTGTTGATTGGATAGACGGGATTGTGCATGGCAGGGTGGCCTCTGGCAAAGGTGATGACATCATCGGGAAGGTCCTTCGTCGACTCGAACCCCCCGAAGGTCTTGCTCGGGCACTGTGAACCACCAAGAGCCACGGCAGTGAGGGAATGGCAACCCTGTGTTGATATCATATACCACTTGGCCTCCTCTGCATCCCTCACTCACTGTTCCTGGCCGTGGATAGGGTACCCTCCCCTGGAAAGGCACCCACTGGAAGTTGGGGCCATCCCGGTGTGCGTAGGGGCCCAGGAACACTCTCCTAACATCAGTCATGCTGTACATGCACACCGCCGACCCCTTGAAGATGTTACTGCAAGTAGAAAATCAAATCCATTACCCTGGAGAACCTCCAGGCCTCTTTCAACTACAGATTAATCCCTGTGATAAACTGCCTTCCCCCACACAATTAGCCCACGTATTGATTACGATGCAGCAGTGGATGGTTTGTTAGTTTTTGTTAAATGTTATTTAGGGAAAATTCAATTAGGTGTAACGCCGACTCTTATCACACTGTGCAGCTGCACACGCTTCATGGCAGTAATGCAGTCAAAGGAGAAAAAGCTAGCAGATGAATAATATTTCCCTTTGTTTTCTTTGACGTCTTCCTGTAAATATCATAGATCTGTCCCCACTTTCCCTCTTGAATATGTAGCACACATCTTTTAAAAAGTTTGCATAAATTTTAATCAGAAGAAGGAAACATGCTTTTCAAGGACAAGGCAGGTCATTATCCCAGTCCGCTTTTGGTCTGCTCACATGTGCTAACGTGTGCGCTGCATTCATTGACATGATGACCGGCCCACATTTACTGACATGGATATTTGGACCAGCAGGTCACTAAGTGGACTTCTAAGGAATCCTATGTCTCTGCCAAGTGAGACTATACAGCATGCTCCCTAAATATGGGATAAGAAGGGGCATCAGCATCGGGAGCATTATCCTCTCCAAAAGCTCTTGTAGAACGTTGCCAGCCTCAAAGAAAGGAAGCATTCACCTGGAAGTAGCAAACACAGCATAAATGACTGGATTCTTCGGGTCCTTTGAGCTCATCATAAACACATCCTCTAAGGGTGATAGAGACACAGTTAGCATGAATCAAACAAAACACTGGCATTTGCCCTGCGGGATGAgaaaatgtggcacaaagcgaCTTACGCAGCTCGTCGAAGTGGGTGTCGATGCCGTTATTGCCGGGTACTGAACAAACCAGCCGGGCTTTTAAGAAGGTGGTCCATTTGTTCACCAGGCTCCTGTGACCCCCAAAGTCATTCTGTTAAAGAGATAGGACTTGAATGAATGGTTGcaaaacaaacagacagacattcTACATTTGACTCGTTCATTGACAAATACACAAACGGGACATCATTAGAATGGAAAAAAATACGGAAAATACATTTCCCAATTTATTGAGCAGAATAACTCTCATGAAGCTGCAAAGGTAATTTCACCCGGTGTCCTGTGGCATTACGATTTATATGTGAAAGAGTGCAAACTTCTCCTTGGATACCAACTGAGGTATCCTTGGTATTTTGCACAATGGGCCCATTGTGATGTTCTGCAAGCACCATCAGGTTCACCCTTCTGTTAGCAATAAAAGGTCTGCTGCCAGTGAAAGGTCATGACCAGTAAATGTGTGAAATCGAGGACCACGTTGTCTCAGGACATCTCAGCACACGGACTTATAGCCTGCAGGATCTTCCCATGCACAGAGACACGTTCACATACTTATAAAAGCCTTTGAAGAGCTTTTACCCAAGAAGCGTAACGACAGATCAGAGCTGGCTGAGTGATGCTGGTACTCAGGTTTATTTGTTTTCGCTAAGAGCGTGTGGATGTTCTtccactggggagggggggtcacctTGCAGAGCTGTCCGATGCGTGCATACGTAGCTTTCCCCGTGTGCTCGCCGTCCATTGCGTTCTCGCGGAAGAACAGGTAGACCTTGTCGTCTTCGGGGTTGTCGCTCTCAGGGATCAAGTTCACGCCCACAAACCGGGGGTCTGAGAGTGAACAGACACAGAAGCATCACATCATCGGGAGGTTTCCGGAGACTGTTGAGGAACCTCAAGAATCTCCTACAACCAGTGTAACTGCATGTTTACAGAACCCTCAAAACCTAGTTTGTAGATGTGCAAATGAGTTCACCCAGAATAAATATTCATTTACCAAAATTACACTGACATACACTTAACCTCTGGTGAAAATGCTAACTACTTTAGCCTTAGGTCTTGGCCTGTCTGTCTAAAATCTCTCTATTATTTCTGAAGCTCTTGAACAATATTTGGATATTGGACAGAACGTTGTAAAATGGGGTTGTGTTTGCCAGTTAATGGGTCCCTGTCACATAGCTCTGACCAAAACAACAGTAAAGGGCTCGAATCATAGAGAGGAAGACACTGATTACATGGAGTAAAATCCTCCGCTGAGCTGAAACCAGCTCACACATAACATCTCAGATCCACTGGGGTGTGACATGTTAGGGGGAAAGATTCCCTAAATCATCCCGGCTGACCTCTTTGAGGAcaactcacccccccccagccaccaacAACCATCCACATATCTGTTTTACCAACAACTCCAGCTACCAGAGAATAAAGGATACAAACAAGTCTGCTGGGAATTTAGCGAAATCCTCGTATTACCTCCTCTTCACATAAAAACCCACAATGAGAGTCTCTGAAAAGAGGAAGACTTAAGGAAACGGGAGATAAAAGTGTAATCTGTGTAAAGTCTAAAAAGATTAACAGACGGACAAAGCCGGCTCTTTATTTGCAGTGATGCTAACAGAGCGGGGAGGTGGTTGGGTGGGAGGGAGGGGTTAAGTAATGCAGCTTGAGATTTGAAGGCCATATAAAAAGCTGAGTAAGTATAAAGTCTCTGGAAATATATGAAACAAGTCTGAGCCCTAAATTTCTCCATTGTGCTTCTTAATTCCTGCTTTCATGCAGACAGGGGGCGCACTTCAGCCCCTGTTAATCCCCAAAGTGGGTATGAGACATCAAAAACCACAAGGTTATGAATAGGCAATATCTGATGTCTCTGATCCTCTCAGCACTACGTGAAGCGGAGGAAGGATTCAAAGAGTAGGTTTGCAGCGCCCCCTGATGGCTGTCTGAAAGCAGTTATGTAGGTATAAAAGATCAGCCATGAAATATGAACTGCACGCGAACTTGAGCTCTCT from Brienomyrus brachyistius isolate T26 chromosome 1, BBRACH_0.4, whole genome shotgun sequence includes:
- the sema3ab gene encoding semaphorin-3ab, with the protein product MDLLGIILLLLGGATLPSIHASQQENRNVPRLKLSYKEMLDSNNLITFNGLANSSSYHTFLLDEERGRLVVGAKDHIFSFNLVNINKDYLKISWPATPSRRDECKWAGKDLLKECSNFVKVLQFFNQTHLYACGTGAFHPVCTYLEVGKRPEDNVFRLETSQLENGRGKSPYDPKLLSASLLIDGELYSGTSADFMGRDFAIFRTLGPHHPIRTEQHDSRWLNDPRFVGVNLIPESDNPEDDKVYLFFRENAMDGEHTGKATYARIGQLCKNDFGGHRSLVNKWTTFLKARLVCSVPGNNGIDTHFDELQDVFMMSSKDPKNPVIYAVFATSSNIFKGSAVCMYSMTDVRRVFLGPYAHRDGPNFQWVPFQGRVPYPRPGTCPSKTFGGFESTKDLPDDVITFARGHPAMHNPVYPINNQPIITKTDVDYQFTQIVVDRVEAEDGQYDVMFIGTDIGTVLKVVSIPRETWHDLEEVLLEEMTVFREPTAITAMELSTKQQQLYLGSSIGVSQMPLHRCEVYGKACAECCLARDPYCAWDGTECSRYFPTAKRRTRRQDIRNGDPLTQCSDLQHNDDLTGQGTLEDKLTYGVENSSTFLECSPKSQRARIYWQLQRQGEERKQEIKSDDKFIRTEQGLLIRSLQKEDSGIYHCQAVEHGFIQALLRVSLEVIDTERLEELLHKEEESSVEGGRAREGVPQSTSQKVWYRDFMSLINHPNLNSVEEFCDQVWRRERRQRRQKTQSGPAHAGKWKHLQDNKKGRNRRTHELERAPRSV